From Pseudomonas alcaligenes, a single genomic window includes:
- a CDS encoding ABC transporter ATP-binding protein yields MAEATPALEIRNLHKRYGDLEVLKGISLTARDGDVISILGSSGSGKSTFLRCINLLENPHQGQILVAGEELKLKAAKNGDLIAADGKQINRLRSEIGFVFQNFNLWPHMSVLDNIIEAPRRVLGQSRAEATEIAEALLAKVGIADKRHAYPNQLSGGQQQRAAIARTLAMQPKVILFDEPTSALDPEMVQEVLNVIRALADEGRTMLLVTHEMNFARQVSSEVVFLHQGLVEEQGSPEQVFDNPQSARCKQFMSSNR; encoded by the coding sequence ATGGCCGAGGCAACGCCTGCGCTGGAAATCCGCAATTTGCACAAACGCTACGGCGACCTGGAAGTGCTCAAGGGCATCTCCCTGACGGCCCGCGACGGCGACGTGATCTCCATCCTCGGCTCCTCCGGCTCCGGCAAATCGACTTTCCTGCGCTGCATCAACCTGCTGGAGAACCCGCACCAGGGCCAGATCCTGGTAGCCGGCGAAGAACTCAAGCTGAAAGCCGCGAAGAACGGCGACCTGATCGCCGCCGACGGCAAGCAGATCAATCGCCTGCGCAGCGAGATCGGCTTCGTGTTCCAGAATTTCAACCTGTGGCCGCACATGAGCGTGCTCGACAACATCATCGAGGCACCGCGCCGCGTGCTCGGCCAGAGCCGCGCCGAAGCCACCGAGATCGCCGAGGCGCTGCTGGCCAAGGTCGGCATCGCCGACAAGCGCCACGCCTACCCCAACCAGCTTTCCGGCGGCCAGCAGCAGCGCGCCGCGATTGCCCGCACCCTGGCCATGCAGCCCAAGGTGATCCTGTTCGACGAGCCGACCTCGGCCCTCGACCCGGAAATGGTACAGGAAGTGCTTAACGTCATCCGCGCGCTCGCCGATGAGGGCCGCACCATGCTGCTGGTCACCCATGAGATGAACTTCGCCCGGCAGGTGTCCAGCGAAGTGGTATTCCTCCACCAGGGCCTGGTGGAAGAGCAAGGATCGCCAGAGCAGGTGTTTGACAACCCGCAATCGGCGCGCTGTAAACAATTCATGTCCAGTAATCGCTAA
- a CDS encoding ABC transporter substrate-binding protein, producing MQNYKKILLAAVATLAFGTSAVAADKLKIGTEGAYPPFNLIDASGKVGGFDVEIAQALCAKMKADCEVVTSDWDGIIPALNAKKFDFLAASMSITEERKQAVDFTDAYYTNKLQFIAPKSGDFKTDKASLKGKVIGAQRATIAGTWLEDNLADTVEIKLYDTQENAYLDLSSGRLDGVLADKFVNWEWLKSDAGKDFEFKGEPVFDNDKIAIAVRKGDPLREKLNAALKEIVADGTYKQINDKYFPFSIY from the coding sequence ATGCAGAACTATAAGAAGATCCTGCTGGCCGCCGTCGCCACCCTGGCTTTCGGTACCAGTGCAGTCGCCGCGGACAAACTGAAAATCGGTACCGAAGGCGCCTACCCGCCCTTCAACCTGATCGACGCCAGCGGCAAGGTCGGTGGCTTCGACGTGGAAATCGCCCAGGCCCTGTGCGCCAAGATGAAGGCCGACTGCGAAGTGGTCACCTCCGACTGGGACGGCATCATCCCGGCCCTCAACGCCAAGAAGTTCGACTTCCTGGCCGCCTCGATGTCGATCACCGAAGAGCGCAAGCAGGCGGTGGACTTCACCGACGCCTACTACACCAACAAGCTGCAGTTCATCGCGCCGAAGAGCGGTGACTTCAAAACCGACAAGGCCAGCCTGAAAGGCAAGGTGATCGGTGCCCAGCGCGCCACCATCGCCGGCACCTGGCTGGAAGACAACCTGGCCGACACCGTCGAAATCAAGCTGTACGACACCCAGGAAAACGCCTACCTCGACCTGTCCTCGGGCCGCCTCGACGGCGTGCTGGCCGACAAGTTCGTCAACTGGGAATGGCTGAAGAGCGATGCCGGCAAGGACTTCGAGTTCAAGGGCGAGCCGGTGTTCGACAACGACAAGATCGCCATTGCCGTGCGCAAGGGTGACCCGCTGCGCGAGAAGCTCAACGCTGCGCTGAAGGAAATCGTCGCCGACGGCACCTACAAGCAGATCAACGACAAGTACTTCCCGTTCAGCATCTATTGA
- a CDS encoding ABC transporter permease, with protein MIFDLHGFGPALLAGTLTTIQLALSALSLGLVLGLLGALAKTSSRKTLQWLGSSYSTIVRGVPELLWVLLIYFGTVNLMRSLAELLGVASLELNAFAAGTIALGLCFGSYATEVFRGAILAIPKGHREAGMALGLSDGRILWKLILPQMWRIALPGLGNLFMILMKDTALVSVIGLEEIMRRSQIAVTASKEPFTFFMVAAFIYLGLTIIAMIGLHFLEKRASRGFVRSA; from the coding sequence ATGATCTTCGACCTTCACGGATTCGGCCCGGCGCTGCTCGCCGGCACGCTGACGACCATCCAGCTGGCGCTGTCCGCGCTGTCCCTGGGCCTGGTGCTCGGCCTGCTCGGCGCCCTGGCCAAGACTTCCTCGCGCAAAACGCTGCAGTGGCTGGGCAGCAGCTACTCGACCATCGTCCGCGGCGTACCCGAACTACTCTGGGTGCTGCTGATCTATTTCGGCACGGTCAACCTGATGCGCTCGCTGGCCGAGCTGCTCGGCGTGGCCAGCCTCGAACTGAACGCCTTCGCCGCCGGCACCATCGCCCTCGGCCTGTGCTTCGGCTCCTACGCCACCGAAGTGTTCCGTGGCGCCATCCTGGCCATCCCCAAGGGCCATCGCGAAGCCGGCATGGCCCTCGGCCTGTCCGACGGGCGCATCCTGTGGAAGCTGATCCTGCCGCAGATGTGGCGTATCGCCCTGCCCGGCCTGGGCAACCTGTTCATGATCCTGATGAAGGACACCGCCCTGGTCTCGGTGATCGGCCTGGAAGAGATCATGCGCCGCTCGCAGATCGCCGTGACCGCCAGCAAGGAGCCCTTCACTTTCTTCATGGTCGCCGCCTTCATCTACCTGGGCCTGACCATCATCGCCATGATCGGCCTGCATTTCCTCGAGAAGCGCGCCAGCCGCGGTTTCGTTCGGAGCGCCTGA
- a CDS encoding ABC transporter permease: MNWEVIYKYLPKLLEGAVLTIELVAIAVIAGLILALPMGIARASRHWYVRALPYGYIFFFRGTPLLVQLFLLYYGLSQFDAIRQSSLWTGTILAHTFSLGDWSWDFSLRIKGLRDPFVCAVVTMTLHTAAYIAEIIRGAIQAVPPGEIEAARALGMSRAQAMTYIILPRAARIGLPAYSNEVILMLKASALASTVTLLELTGMSRTIIARTYLPVEIFFAAGIFYLVIAYVLVRAFKLLERRLRVDACQGR; the protein is encoded by the coding sequence ATGAACTGGGAAGTGATCTACAAGTACCTGCCCAAGCTGCTCGAAGGTGCCGTGCTGACCATCGAGCTGGTGGCCATCGCCGTAATCGCCGGGCTGATCCTGGCCCTGCCCATGGGCATCGCCCGGGCCTCGCGCCACTGGTACGTGCGCGCCCTGCCCTACGGCTACATCTTCTTCTTCCGCGGCACGCCGCTGCTGGTGCAGCTGTTCCTGCTCTACTACGGCCTGTCGCAGTTCGACGCCATCCGCCAGAGCAGCCTGTGGACCGGCACCATCCTCGCCCACACCTTCAGCCTGGGCGACTGGAGCTGGGACTTCAGCCTGCGCATCAAGGGCCTGCGCGACCCGTTCGTCTGCGCGGTGGTCACCATGACCCTGCACACTGCGGCCTATATCGCCGAGATCATCCGTGGCGCGATCCAGGCCGTACCGCCCGGCGAGATCGAGGCGGCCCGCGCCCTCGGCATGTCCCGCGCGCAGGCGATGACCTACATCATCCTGCCGCGCGCCGCACGCATCGGCCTGCCGGCCTACAGCAACGAGGTGATCCTGATGCTCAAGGCCAGCGCCCTGGCCAGCACCGTGACCCTGCTCGAGCTGACCGGCATGTCGCGCACCATCATCGCCCGCACCTACCTGCCGGTGGAGATCTTCTTCGCCGCCGGCATCTTCTACCTGGTCATCGCCTACGTTCTGGTGCGCGCCTTCAAGCTGCTGGAGCGCCGGCTGCGGGTCGACGCCTGCCAGGGGCGCTGA
- a CDS encoding methyltransferase, which yields MPLTGPDLLPRFLALDDFLVAHQALWRPKPFTSLSLPWERDHPELARWLRARSLEQAEANHNQPHLLEAPAPFPELAATAQALSMLDELPGHDLEALSPRLSLDVPGRKWQQIEAFSQRLAFRQPTTHWLDWCAGKGHLGRLLARDGSRLTCLEQDAALIEAGQQMSQRLHIDAQHLQQDVLAADAATRLHAEHSPVALHACGDLHVRLLQLASAKGCRQLAVAPCCYNRIGAAQYQALSTAARQSTLQLSRSDLGLPLSETVTAGQRQRQQRDQSMARRLAFDLWQRDQRGSDDYLPTPSLPVSWLAKDFPSYCRDLAELKALSLHAPHSWDELEAAGWLRLAQVRNLELLRNLFRRPLELWLLLDRALYLTEQGYQVRLGTFCAHQLTPRNLLLLAEQP from the coding sequence ATGCCCCTGACCGGCCCCGACCTGCTGCCCCGCTTCCTGGCCCTGGACGACTTCCTCGTCGCCCACCAGGCGCTGTGGCGCCCCAAGCCCTTTACCAGCCTGAGCCTGCCCTGGGAGCGCGATCACCCCGAGCTGGCCCGCTGGCTGCGCGCCCGCAGCCTGGAACAGGCCGAAGCCAACCACAACCAGCCGCACCTGCTGGAGGCACCCGCGCCCTTCCCCGAGCTGGCCGCCACGGCCCAGGCACTCAGCATGCTGGACGAACTGCCGGGCCATGACCTCGAGGCCCTCTCGCCGCGCCTCAGCCTCGACGTACCGGGACGCAAGTGGCAGCAGATCGAGGCCTTCAGCCAGCGCCTGGCCTTCCGCCAACCCACCACCCACTGGCTGGACTGGTGCGCTGGCAAGGGCCACCTCGGTCGCCTGCTGGCTCGCGACGGCAGCCGCCTGACCTGCCTGGAACAGGACGCCGCCCTGATCGAGGCCGGGCAGCAGATGAGCCAGCGCCTGCACATCGACGCCCAGCACCTGCAGCAGGATGTACTGGCCGCCGATGCTGCCACCCGCCTGCACGCCGAACACAGCCCGGTGGCCCTGCACGCCTGTGGCGACCTGCACGTGCGCCTGCTGCAGCTGGCCAGCGCCAAAGGCTGCCGGCAGCTGGCCGTGGCGCCCTGCTGCTACAACCGGATCGGCGCCGCACAGTACCAGGCGCTGTCGACCGCGGCCCGGCAGTCGACGCTGCAGCTGTCGCGCAGCGACCTCGGCCTGCCACTCAGCGAAACCGTCACCGCCGGCCAACGCCAGCGCCAGCAACGCGACCAGTCGATGGCCCGGCGCCTGGCCTTCGACCTGTGGCAGCGCGACCAGCGCGGCAGCGACGACTACCTGCCCACGCCATCGCTGCCAGTCAGCTGGCTGGCCAAGGACTTCCCCAGCTACTGCCGCGACCTGGCCGAGCTCAAGGCCCTCTCCCTGCATGCGCCCCACTCCTGGGACGAACTGGAGGCCGCCGGCTGGCTGCGCCTGGCCCAGGTGCGCAACCTGGAACTGCTGCGCAACCTGTTCCGCCGCCCCCTGGAGCTGTGGTTGCTGCTCGACCGCGCCCTGTACCTCACCGAGCAGGGCTACCAGGTACGCCTAGGCACCTTCTGCGCGCACCAGCTGACCCCGCGCAACCTGCTGCTGCTGGCCGAGCAGCCCTGA
- a CDS encoding site-specific integrase: MATLVKTPSGTWKAVIRKTGWPTCSKSFRTKRDAEDWARRTEDEMVRGVYIERSSSERMTLEKALNRYLAEVSPTKAPKTAKSEAGSAKILIPRLGKYSLAALSADILADYRDSRLAERSRRKTLVSPNTVRLELALLSHLFTVAIQEWRIGLPMNPVLNIRKPSPGQGRDRRLSADEERRLVAAVNAHSNPMLGWIVRIAIETGMRSSEITGLRCQQVDLQKRVVRLTDTKNDSARTVPLTKVATETFRAALDYAVRPKDCGLVFFGEPGKDQKRRPYAFRKTWGLLKKDLGMPDLRFHDLRHEAVSRLVEGGLSDQQVSAISGHKSMQMLRRYTHLRAEDLVERLDQIEGRSGA, from the coding sequence ATGGCGACCCTCGTAAAAACCCCTTCTGGTACCTGGAAAGCAGTCATCCGCAAGACTGGCTGGCCAACCTGCTCCAAGTCCTTCCGAACCAAGCGTGATGCCGAAGACTGGGCACGCCGCACCGAAGACGAGATGGTGCGTGGCGTCTATATCGAACGCAGCAGCTCGGAGCGCATGACACTAGAGAAAGCTCTCAACCGCTATCTCGCGGAGGTCTCCCCCACCAAAGCCCCCAAGACTGCGAAATCTGAAGCCGGTAGCGCAAAGATACTGATACCTCGCCTTGGCAAATACTCGCTGGCCGCTCTGTCTGCAGACATCCTGGCCGACTACCGAGACTCTCGGCTAGCTGAGCGCAGCCGGCGCAAAACCCTAGTCAGCCCCAACACAGTCCGACTGGAGCTAGCCCTTCTAAGTCACCTATTTACGGTGGCAATCCAAGAGTGGCGGATTGGGCTTCCAATGAACCCTGTTCTCAACATCCGTAAACCTAGCCCCGGCCAAGGCCGTGATCGCCGTCTCTCTGCCGACGAGGAACGCCGCCTGGTAGCAGCCGTAAATGCGCACAGCAACCCTATGCTCGGCTGGATCGTGCGCATAGCCATTGAAACGGGTATGCGCTCGTCAGAGATCACCGGCCTACGCTGCCAGCAGGTCGACCTGCAAAAGCGCGTAGTACGCCTTACAGATACCAAGAACGACAGCGCCCGAACCGTCCCCCTCACAAAGGTGGCTACCGAGACTTTCAGAGCGGCTTTGGACTACGCCGTTCGCCCCAAGGATTGCGGCCTCGTGTTCTTTGGCGAACCAGGAAAGGATCAGAAACGCCGCCCCTATGCCTTCAGAAAAACCTGGGGGTTGCTGAAGAAGGACCTCGGCATGCCCGACCTACGTTTCCACGATCTGCGGCATGAAGCGGTCAGCAGGCTGGTCGAGGGAGGCCTATCCGATCAGCAGGTGTCGGCAATCAGCGGGCATAAATCGATGCAGATGCTCAGGCGCTATACACACCTCAGGGCGGAGGATCTGGTAGAGCGACTCGACCAAATTGAGGGGCGAAGCGGGGCTTAA
- a CDS encoding helix-turn-helix domain-containing protein, whose translation MSADGHLKADLFWSQFFRSFVTSGDLARLQGSAVKVYLSLKSRAHLSSGEAEIQHEQLARETGLSVATVKRGLRELTDAGYLSRDERPGQRNRYRLIEQFPLSRGGQQIGTARFLYTGSTAQDRREQLMQLIEHGKFDGTAEANSSVRIELTVNNITINNIIDSRDVSYPSARSRTVLESHLRRTGNLSEPIHSQLTDDLAHQ comes from the coding sequence ATGAGCGCTGATGGTCACCTGAAAGCAGACTTATTCTGGAGCCAGTTCTTCCGGAGCTTCGTGACAAGTGGAGATCTGGCTCGCCTGCAGGGCTCAGCGGTGAAGGTCTACCTCTCCCTGAAATCACGCGCCCACCTAAGCTCTGGAGAGGCCGAGATCCAGCATGAGCAATTGGCAAGGGAAACGGGGCTTTCTGTTGCGACAGTCAAACGGGGCTTACGCGAATTGACCGATGCTGGCTATCTCAGCCGCGACGAGCGACCAGGACAGAGGAATCGCTACAGGTTGATCGAGCAGTTTCCCCTCTCCAGAGGAGGCCAGCAGATCGGTACCGCCCGATTTCTCTATACGGGCTCGACCGCACAGGATCGACGCGAACAGTTAATGCAGCTCATTGAGCATGGAAAGTTCGACGGCACAGCAGAGGCCAATAGCAGCGTTAGGATTGAGCTCACCGTCAATAACATCACGATCAACAACATTATCGACTCCAGAGATGTGAGCTATCCATCGGCCCGCAGCAGGACTGTCCTCGAGTCGCATCTGCGCCGAACCGGTAACCTCTCCGAACCTATCCACAGCCAGCTCACCGATGACCTAGCTCATCAGTGA